ACGATGCGGAAGTCGGGGGCCGCGGTCTCCATCGCCGCGAGACCTTCGGCGACCTCGCGGCTGACCGAGTGACCGCTGGGGTTGGAGAACACCGGCACCGTCCACATGCCCTTGACCTGCGGGTCCTTGACGAGTTCGCGGACGGCCTCCAGATCGGGGCCGGTCTCGGTCATCGGGACGGTGAGCATCTCGAAGCCGAAGGTCTCGGTGATGGTGTGGTGGCGGTCGTAGCCGGGGACCGGGCAGATCCACTTGACGGTCTCCCCCGCGCCCCACGGCTGCGGCGAGTCGTTGTTGCCGAAGGTCACGGACCAGGAGATGAGGTCGAACATGATGTTCAGGCTGGAGGAGTCCGCGGCCATGAGCAGTGCGGGATCGATGCCCAGCACACCGGCCCACAGGTCACGGATGTCGGCGATGCCGTTGGCGCCGCCGTAGTTGCGGACGTCCACGCCGTCGCTGGTGCGGTAGTCGTCGGCGCCGGGCAGGGCCAGCAGGTCGTGCGCGAGGTCCAGCTGCTCGACGGAGGGCTTGCCGCGGGTGAGGTCGAGAGACAGGTTCCGGTCCTTGAGCTCCTGGTAGGACGCCCTGATATCGGCCTCGTGCGCGAGCAGGTGTGCGATGTTTTCGGTGGTCAGCTTCATGGGCCCGGAGGTCCTCCTCGACTGTGACTTCGGCAGGCGGACGGCGACGACGGTGCTGCCGACGTCCACGGGAGTTGTTTCGGTCCCCGAGTCTAGCCTTACCCGCACATCCGCACCGGCAGGTGCTCCCTCGTCCGGTAGCCCCGGGCCAACCGTGATGTACCCCGCCCCGGTCCCCGTGGGAGTTCCCCTGAAGCCCCCTGAAGTTTGAAGGACCCCGCGCACCCGTCAGAGCTCGCTGACCCTTGCTGCATTCCTGCCCTGGGGGAGTTCACAAGATGCACGCCGCACGGGATCCGGGGGTCATAGTATCGCAGCCGCGCGCAGAGGTCCAAGACCGGGAGGACGAGGGGATACCGGGAGGACGCCGAAGGGTGCCGCCCCTGTCCCACCGGGGCCCCTGCGCCTGTCCGGCCACTGTCCCGCACCTTGTCCCGCTCCTTGTCCCGCCACCTCCCCGACCCCGGCCGTTTTCCGCAGATATGTCCGGCCACCTGCGCTTTTGTCCGGGCTGGACACGATGTGTATAGTTTGGCGACGGAGGATTCGACTAGCGGCCTATGTCACACGCCTGGAACGCGTGAGGGAGTCACATCCCACAGGGGTTCAAATCCCCTATCCTCCGCCAACGGGAACCCCCGGTCCGATGGACCGGGGGTTCCGTCGTATGCGGATACTCCCCTTCATGGTGCCGGGACCGCATACTGCGCTCGCAGATACGGCAGATACGGCTTAATCGGGGGTCAACGGCAGATACTGCACCCGCTGTCACCGCCGACGGGGCGGAAACGGTGACAGGCGGGGCAGTATCCGCCGTTCACCCGCTGCTGCCCCCGCCGGTGGCGGTGACGGGTGCGGCGCGAGGACTGCGCGAGGACGACACGGAGTCGGCAGGAACACCCCCGCAGGAGAGCACACGAAGGCATCCTGCCGCAGATCCGCATTCCTTTTTCTCCACCGTCGGGAACCGGTAGGATCTGACCACATGTCGCAGCACCGCAGTCGGACCATCAGCCGT
This is a stretch of genomic DNA from Corynebacterium nuruki S6-4. It encodes these proteins:
- a CDS encoding aminotransferase: MKLTTENIAHLLAHEADIRASYQELKDRNLSLDLTRGKPSVEQLDLAHDLLALPGADDYRTSDGVDVRNYGGANGIADIRDLWAGVLGIDPALLMAADSSSLNIMFDLISWSVTFGNNDSPQPWGAGETVKWICPVPGYDRHHTITETFGFEMLTVPMTETGPDLEAVRELVKDPQVKGMWTVPVFSNPSGHSVSREVAEGLAAMETAAPDFRIVWDNAYAVHTLTDEFPEIIDVVGFAAAAGNPNRFWVMSSTSKITFAGSGVAFFHSSKENLDWYRSIANVRGIGPNKVNQLAHARYFGSTEGVYAVMRKHAGILAPKFRAVTDILERRLGGTGVAEWTHPAGGYFISVDMVDGTAARAVALAKEAGIALTGAGSSFPLHHDPNDRNLRLAPSMPPLDEVEVAMDGVATCILLAAVESAK